One window of Balearica regulorum gibbericeps isolate bBalReg1 chromosome 20, bBalReg1.pri, whole genome shotgun sequence genomic DNA carries:
- the NOTCH1 gene encoding neurogenic locus notch homolog protein 1 isoform X2, giving the protein MERLLAPGLLVLLLPALTRGLRCTQLAESCLNGGKCETFLNGTEVCQCSSAYVGERCQLPNPCLSSPCKNAGTCSPVVRGSTVDYTCACRLGFTDELCLTPRDNVCLSNPCRNGGTCDLLTLSEYKCRCPPGWSGKTCQQADPCASNPCANGGQCVPFEAHYICRCTAGFHGANCKQDVNECNISPPVCKNGGSCTNEVGTYQCSCKPAYTGQNCEHLYVPCNPSPCQNGGTCRQIGDTTYDCTCLPGFTGQNCEENINDCPGNNCKNGGTCVDGVHTYNCQCPPEWTGQYCTEDVDECQLMPNACQNGGTCHNNHGGYNCVCVNGWTGEDCSENIDDCAMAACFHGATCHDRVASFYCECPHGRTGLLCHLDDACISNPCNEGSNCDTNPVNGKAICTCPSGYMGPACNQDVDECSLGANPCEHAGKCINTQGSFQCQCLQGYSGPRCEIDVNECLSNPCQNDATCLDQIGEFQCICMPGYEGVYCEINTDECASSPCLHNGNCLDKINEFHCECPTGFNGHLCQFDIDECASTPCKNGAKCVDGPNTYSCECTEGFSGAHCEIDIDECNPDPCHYGTCKDSIAAFTCLCQPGYTGHRCDININECQSQPCKNGGTCQDRNNAYNCLCLKGTTGPNCEINLDDCASNPCDYGKCIDKIDGYECTCEPGYTGHMCNINIDECSSNPCHNGGTCKDGINGFTCLCPEGFHDPKCLSEVNECNSNPCIHGKCHDGLNGYRCDCDPGWSGTNCDINNNECESNPCMNGGTCKDMTSGYICTCREGFSGPNCQTNINECASNPCLNQGTCIDDVAGYTCNCLLPYTGATCEDVLAPCAGSPCKNGGECRESEDYKSFSCSCPSGWQGQTCEIDINECVKSPCRNGATCQNTNGSYRCACRTGFTGRNCNTDIDDCKPNPCHNGGSCSDGVGTFFCECLAGFRGPKCEEDINECASNPCKNGANCTDCVNSYTCTCPSGFSGIHCENNTPDCTESSCFNDGTCVDGINTFTCVCPPGFTGSYCEHNINECDSKPCLNGGTCQDSYGTYKCTCPQGYTGLNCQNLVRWCDSSPCKNGGKCWQTNNLYRCECNSGWTGLYCDVPSVSCEVAAKQQGIDVAHLCRNSGLCVDTGNTHFCRCQAGYTGSYCEEQVDECSPNPCQNGATCTDYLGGYSCECVAGYHGVNCSEEINECLSHPCQNGGTCIDLINTYKCSCPRGTQGVHCEINVDDCSPFFDPVTLGPKCFNNGKCTDRVGGYSCICPPGFVGERCEGDVNECLSNPCDARGTQNCVQRVNDYKCECRPGYAGRRCDTVVDGCKGKPCRNGGTCAVASNTGRGFICKCPPGFVGATCENDSRTCGNLHCLNGGTCISIHKSSKCMCTPAFTGPECQYPASSPCTSNPCYNGGTCEFFSDASPYYRCNCPANFNGLNCHILDFDFQGGIGQDIIPPKIEEKCEIAVCAGYAGNKICDGKCNNHACGWDGGDCSLNFNDPWKNCSQSLQCWKYFNDGKCDSQCNNAGCLYDGFDCQKYEGQCNPLYDQYCKDHFSDGHCDQGCNNFECEWDGLDCANNMPEKLADGTLVVVVLITPENLKNNSFNFLRELSRVLHTNVVFKKSPNGEYMIFPYYGNEEELKKHYIKRSTEDWSDMSSAVINKVKSSLYSRAGRRQKRELDQMDIRGSIVYLEIDNRQCIQSSSQCFQSATDVAAFLGALASLGNLNIPYKIEAVKSETAEPTKNSQLYPMYVVVAALVLFAFIGVGVLVSRKRRREHGQLWFPEGFKVTESSKKKRREPLGEDSVGLKPLKNASDGTLMDDNQNEWGDEETLDTKKFRFEEQAMLPDTDDQTDHRQWTQQHLDAADLRISSMAPTPPQGEIDADCMDVNVRGPDGFTPLMIASCSGGGLETGNSEEEDDAPAVISDFIYQGASLHNQTDRTGETALHLAARYSRSDAAKRLLEASADANIQDNMGRTPLHAAVSADAQGVFQILIRNRATDLDARMHDGTTPLILAARLAVEGMLDDLINCHADVNAVDDLGKSALHWAAAVNNVEAAVVLLKNGANKDMQNNKEETPLFLAAREGSYETAKVLLDHFANRDITDHMDRLPRDIAQERMHHDIVRLLDEYNLVRSPPLHNGPLGAPTLSPPLCSPNSYIGNLKPAVQGKKARKPSTKGLSCNGKDAKDLKARRKKSQDGKGCLLDNSSVLSPVDSLESPHGYLSDVASPPLMTSPFQQSPSMPLNHLPGMPDAHMSINHLNMAGKQDMALGNSSRMAFDSVPPRLSHLPVSSPSTVMSNAPMNFSVGGAASLNGQCDWLTRLQNGMVQNQYNPMRGNMQPGAHQQTQNLQHGMMTSLHNGLPTTSLSQMMSYQAMPTTRLASQPHLMQSQQLQQMQQQQLQQQNMQPQQQPQQPQQQPQQQQPQQHHNPSSNASGHIGQNFLGTELSQPDMQPVSSSTMAVHTILPQDSQMLPTSLPSSLAQPMTTTQFLTPPSQHSYSSPLDNTPSHQLQVPDHPFLTPSPESPDQWSSSSPHSNVSDWSEGISSPPTSMQSQMGHIPEAFK; this is encoded by the exons GTGTAGCAGTGCCTACGTGGGCGAGCGGTGCCAGCTGCCCAACCCCTGCCTGAGCTCCCCCTGCAAGAACGCCGGCACCTGCAGCCCGGTGGTACGCGGCAGCACCGTGGACTACACCTGCGCCTGCCGCCTGGGCTTCACCGACGAGCTCTGCCTGACGCCCCGCGACAACGTCTGCCTCAGCAACCCCTGCCGCAACGGCGGTACCTGCGACCTGCTGACGCTCAGCGAGTACAAGTGCCGCTGCCCGCCGGGGTGGTCAG GCAAAACCTGCCAGCAGGCCGACCCCTGCGCCTCCAACCCCTGCGCCAACGGGGGCCAGTGCGTCCCCTTCGAAGCCCACTACATCTGCCGGTGCACCGCCGGCTTCCACGGGGCCAACTGCAAGCAGGACGTGAACGAGTGCAACATCTCGCCGCCCGTCTGCAAGAACGGCGGGAGCTGCACCAACGAGGTGGGCACCTACCAGTGCTCCTGCAAGCCGGCGTACACCGGGCAGAACTGCGAGCACCTCTACGTGCCCTGCAACCCCTCGCCCTGCCAGAACGGGGGGACGTGCCGCCAGATCGGAGACACCACCTACGACTGCACGTGTCTGCCAG GGTTCACGGGCCAGAACTGTGAGGAGAACATCAATGACTGTCCAGGCAACAACTGCAAGAATGGAGGCACCTGTGTGGATGGTGTCCACACCTACAACTGCCAGTGCCCACCCGAGTGGACAG GTCAGTACTGCACTGAGGATGTGGATGAGTGCCAGCTGATGCCCAACGCCTGCCAGAATGGGGGCACCTGCCACAACAACCACGGCGGCTACAACTGCGTCTGCGTCAATGGCTGGACAGGCGAGGACTGCAGTGAGAACATCGATGACTGCGCCATGGCCGCCTGCTTCCATGGGGCCACCTGCCATGACCGGGTAGCCTCCTTCTACTGCGAGTGCCCCCACGGCCGCACAG GTTTGCTGTGCCACCTTGATGACGCCTGTATCAGCAACCCCTGCAACGAGGGCTCCAACTGCGACACCAACCCCGTCAACGGCAAAGCCATCTGCACGTGTCCTTCGGGGTACATGGGGCCGGCCTGCAACCAGGATGTGGACGAGTGCTCGCTGG GAGCCAACCCTTGCGAGCATGCAGGGAAATGCATCAACACCCAGGGGTCCTTCCAGTGCCAGTGCCTGCAGGGCTACTCAGGCCCTCGCTGTGAGATTGATGTCAACGAGTGCCTCTCCAACCCCTGCCAGAACGATGCCACCTGCCTGGACCAGATTGGGGAGTTCCAGTGCATCTGCATGCCCG GTTACGAGGGGGTTTACTGTGAGATCAACACGGACGAGTGCgccagcagcccctgcctgcacaaCGGCAACTGCCTCGACAAGATCAACGAGTTCCATTGCGAGTGCCCCACTG GCTTCAACGGGCACCTGTGCCAGTTCGACATCGACGAGTGTGCCAGCACCCCCTGCAAGAACGGTGCCAAGTGTGTGGACGGCCCCAACACCTACAGCTGCGAGTGCACGGAAG GTTTCTCAGGCGCTCACTGCGAGATCGACATCGATGAGTGCAACCCCGACCCGTGTCACTACGGGACCTGCAAGGACAGCATCGCCGCGTTcacctgcctctgccagcctgGCTACACCGGCCACCGCTGCGACATCAACATCAATGAGTGCCAGAGCCAGCCCTGCAAAAACGGAGGGACCTGCCAGGACAGGAACAACGCCTATAACTGCCTCTGCCTCAAAGGGACCACAG GGCCCAACTGCGAGATCAACCTGGATGACTGCGCCAGCAATCCCTGCGACTACGGCAAGTGCATCGACAAGATCGATGGCTACGAGTGCACTTGCGAGCCAGGGTACACAG GGCACATGTGCAACATCAACATCGACGAGTGCTCCAGCAACCCCTGCCACAACGGGGGCACGTGCAAGGATGGCATCAACGGCTTCACCTGCCTCTGCCCAGAGGGCTTCCATGACCCCAAGTGCCTGTCCGAAGTGAACGAGTGCAACAGCAACCCCTGCATCCACGGGAAATGCCACGACGGGCTGAATGG ctaCAGGTGTGACTGCGACCCAGGCTGGAGTGGGACAAACTGCGACATTAACAATAACGAGTGTGAGTCCAATCCCTGCATGAACGGTGGCACCTGCAAGGACATGACCAGCGGCTACATCTGCACCTGCAGGGAGGGCTTCAGCG GACCCAACTGCCAGACCAATATCAACGAATGCGCTTCCAACCCCTGCCTGAACCAGGGCACGTGCATCGACGACGTCGCCGGCTATACCTGCAACTGCCTCCTGCCCTACACAG GAGCCACCTGCGAGGACGTGCTCGCCCCCTGCGCCGGCAGCCCCTGCAAGAATGGTGGCGAATGCCGGGAGTCAGAGGACTACAAGAGCTTCTCCTGCAGTTGCCCCTCTGGCTGGCAAG GTCAGACATGCGAGATCGACATCAATGAGTGTGTGAAGAGCCCCTGCCGCAACGGGGCCACATGCCAGAACACCAACGGGAGCTACCGCTGCGCCTGCAGGACCGGCTTCACTGGCCGCAACTGCAACACCGACATTGACGACTGCAAGCCCA ATCCGTGCCACAACGGTGGCTCCTGTTCTGATGGTGTCGGCACATTCTTCTGCGAGTGCCTGGCTGGTTTCCGCGGGCCCAAGTGCGAGGAGGACATCAACGAGTGTGCCAGCAACCCCTGTAAGAACGGCGCCAACTGCACCGACTGTGTCAACAGCTACACCTGCACCTGCCCCTCTGGCTTCAGCGGCATCCACTGCGAGAACAACACGCCTGACTGCACGGAGAG ctcctgcttcaACGATGGGACCTGTGTGGACGGCATCAACACCTTCACCTGCGTCTGTCCGCCTGGCTTCACGGGCAGCTACTGTGAGCACAACATTAACGAGTGCGACTCCAAGCCATGCCTGAACGGGGGCACGTGTCAGGACAGCTACGGGACGTACAAGTGCACTTGTCCCCAGGGATACACCGGGCTCAACTGCCAG AACCTGGTGCGTTGGTGCGACTCCTCTCCCTGCAAAAATGGAGGGAAGTGCTGGCAGACCAACAACCTGTACCGCTGCGAGTGCAACAGCGGATGGACAGGGCTCTACTGCGATGTCCCCAGTGTCTCCTGCGAGGTGGCTGCTAAGCAGCAAG GTATCGATGTAGCGCATCTCTGCAGGAATTCAGGGCTCTGCGTGGACACCGGCAACACTCACTTCTGTCGCTGCCAGGCCGGATACACCGGCAGCTATTGCGAGGAGCAGGTGGATGAGTGCTCCCCCAACCCCTGCCAGAACGGAGCCACCTGCACGGACTACCTGGGAGGCTACTCCTGCGAG TGTGTGGCTGGTTATCATGGAGTTAACTGCTCAGAGGAGATCAATGAGTGCTTGTCCCACCCGTGCCAGAATGGAGGAACCTGCATCGATCTCATCAATACCTACAAATGCTCCTGCCCCAGAGGAACTCAAG GGGTGCACTGTGAGATCAATGTGGATGACTGCAGCCCTTTCTTTGATCCTGTCACCCTGGGGCCCAAGTGCTTTAACAATGGCAAGTGCACGGATCGGGTAGGTGGCTACAGCTGCATCTGCCCCCCTGGCTTTGTAGGGGAGCGCTGCGAGGGAGACGTCAACGAGTGCCTGTCCAACCCCTGCGACGCCCGCGGCACCCAGAACTGCGTGCAGCGGGTCAATGACTACAAATGCGAGTGCCGACCTGGCTATGCAG GCCGTCGCTGCGACACCGTGGTGGATGGCTGTAAAGGCAAACCCTGCAGGAACGGTGGAACGTGCGCGGTTGCCAGCAACACCGGCCGTGGCTTCATCTGCAAATGCCCCCCG GGATTCGTGGGTGCCACCTGCGAGAACGACTCGCGCACCTGTGGGAACCTGCACTGCCTGAATGGTGGCACCTGCATCTCCATCCACAAGAGCTCCAAGTGCATGTGCACGCCGGCCTTCACGGGTCCCGAGTGCCAGTACCCGGCCAGCAGCCCCTGCACATCCAACCCCTGCTACAACGGGGGCACCTGCGAGTTCTTCAGCGATGCCTCCCCCTACTACCGGTGCAACTGCCCTGCCAACTTCAACGGCCTCAACTGCCACATCCTCGACTTTGATTTCCAAGGTGGCATCGGGCAGGATATCATCCCACCCAAAATTGAGGAGAAATGCGAGATTGCAGTTTGCGCGGGGTATGCCGGCAACAAGATCTGCGATGGGAAATGCAACAACCACGCCTGCGGCTGGGACGGGGGCGACTGCTCCCTCAATTTCAACGACCCCTGGAAGAACTGCTCCCAGTCCCTGCAGTGCTGGAAGTACTTCAACGATGGCAAGTGCGACTCTCAGTGCAATAACGCTGGCTGCCTGTACGATGGATTTGACTGCCAGAAATACGAAGGACAGTGCAA CCCTCTGTATGATCAGTACTGCAAAGATCACTTCTCAGATGGTCACTGTGACCAGGGCTGCAATAATTTTGAGTGCGAATGGGATGGTCTGGACTGTGCAAACAACATGCCAGAGAAGCTTGCAGATGGCAcactggtggtggtggtccTCATCACCCCTGAGAACCTGAAGAACAACTCTTTCAACTTCCTGCGGGAGCTGAGCCGCGTGCTGCACACCAACGTGGTCTTCAAGAAGAGCCCCAACGGAGAGTATATGATCTTTCCATACTATGGCAATGAGGAGGAGCTGAAAAAGCATTACATCAAGAGGTCAACAGAGGACTGGTCAGATATGTCTAGTGCTGTCATCAACAAAGTAAAGAGCAGCCTTTACTCCAGGGCTggcagaaggcagaagagagagCTCGATCAGATGGACATCAGAGG GTCCATCGTCTACTTGGAAATTGATAACCGCCAGTGCATCCAGTCGTCTTCCCAGTGCTTCCAGAGTGCAACCGATGTGGCGGCGTTCCTGGGCGCCTTGGCCTCCCTTGGCAACCTGAACATACCCTACAAAATAGAAGCCGTTAAAA GTGAAACAGCTGAGCCCACGAAGAACTCCCAGCTGTATCCTATGTACGTGGTGGTGGCTGCGCTGgtcttgtttgctttcattgGAGTGGGAGTACTGGTGTCTCGTAAGCGGCGCAGGGAGCATGGGCAGCTTTGGTTCCCAGAAGGCTTCAAAGTGACAGAGTCGAGCAAGAAGAAGCGACGAGAACCACTTGGGGAGGACTCTGTTGGACTGAA accCCTCAAAAATGCTTCAGACGGCACGCTAATGGATGACAACCAAAATGAGTGGGGTGATGAGGAGACTTTGGACACCAAGAAGTTCAGG TTCGAGGAGCAGGCGATGCTGCCCGACACCGACGATCAGACGGATCACAGGCAGTGGACCCAGCAGCACCTGGATGCCGCTGACCTGCGCATATCCTCCATGGCGCCTACTCCACCGCAGGGGGAAATCGATGCAGACTGTATGGATGTCAACGTCAGAGGTCCCG ATGGCTTCACCCCCCTCATGATCGCCTCGTGCAGCGGCGGAGGGCTGGAGACCGGCAATAGCGAAGAGGAAGACGATGCTCCCGCCGTCATCTCGGATTTCATTTACCAAGGCGCCAGCTTACACAACCAGACTGACCGCACCGGCGAGACGGCGCTTCACCTGGCTGCCAGGTACTCCCGCTCGGACGCTGCCAAGCGCCTGCTGGAAGCTAGTGCCGATGCAAACATCCAGGATAACATGGGCAGGACGCCCCTCCACGCCGCCGTCTCTGCCGATGCCCAAGGAGTCTTCCAG ATCCTGATTAGGAACAGGGCAACCGACCTCGATGCCCGGATGCATGACGGAACCACTCCTCTGATCTTGGCCGCTCGCTTGGCTGTGGAGGGCATGCTGGACGATCTCATCAACTGCCATGCAGACGTCAATGCTGTGGATGATCTAG GCAAGTCGGCACTGCACTGGGCGGCCGCTGTGAATAATGTTGAAGCCGCAGTAGTTCTCCTGAAGAATGGTGCCAATAAGGATATGCAGAACAATAAG GAGGAGACCCCACTGTTCCTCGCAGCCAGAGAAGGGAGCTACGAAACCGCCAAGGTCCTGCTGGATCATTTTGCCAACCGTGACATCACGGACCACATGGACCGGCTCCCACGAGACATCGCCCAGGAGCGCATGCACCATGACATCGTGAGGCTGCTGGATGAGTACAACCTGGTGCGGAGCCCGCCGCTGCACAACGGCCCGCTGGGGGCACCCACGCTGTCCCCACCGCTCTGCTCTCCCAACAGCTACATCGGCAACCTGAAACCTGCCGTCCAGGGCAAGAAGGCCAGGAAGCCGAGCACCAAGGGCCTGAGCTGCAACGGCAAGGATGCCAAAGACCTCaaagccaggagaaaaaaatcacaagatgGAAAAGGATGTCTGCTTGACAACTCCAGTGTGTTGTCTCCAGTGGACTCCCTGGAGTCGCCCCATGGGTACCTGTCAGATGTTGCCTCTCCTCCACTGATGACCTCTCCATTTCAGCAGTCCCCTTCCATGCCTCTGAATCATCTGCCAGGCATGCCTGATGCCCACATGAGCATCAATCACCTCAACATGGCGGGGAAGCAGGATATGGCCCTGGGAAACTCCAGCAGGATGGCCTTCGATTCGGTGCCGCCGCGTCTCTCTCACCTCCCCGtctccagccccagcacggTGATGAGCAATGCCCCGATGAATTTCTCCGTCGGCGGAGCGGCCAGTCTGAATGGGCAGTGCGACTGGCTCACCAGGCTGCAGAACGGCATGGTCCAGAATCAGTACAACCCGATGAGAGGCAACATGCAACCAGGAGCGCATCAGCAGACGCAAAACCTCCAGCATGGCATGATGACCTCCCTGCACAACGGCTTGCCCACCACGAGCTTGTCGCAGATGATGAGCTACCAGGCCATGCCCACCACCCGGCTGGCTTCCCAGCCTCACCTgatgcagagccagcagctccagcagatgcagcagcaacagctccAGCAACAAAACAtgcagccgcagcagcagccgcagcaaccccagcagcagccgcagcagcagcagccgcagcagcatCACAACCCCAGCTCCAACGCGAGCGGCCACATCGGCCAAAATTTCCTTGGTACCGAGCTGAGCCAGCCTGACATGCAGCCGGTGAGCAGCAGTACCATGGCAGTCCACACGATCCTGCCTCAAGATTCCCAGATGCTGCCCACGTCTCTGCCATCCTCCCTCGCCCAGCCCATGACCACCACGCAGTTTCTAACTCCACCTTCCCAGCACAGTTATTCCTCCCCCTTGGACAACACCCCCAGCCACCAGCTCCAGGTGCCCGACCACCCTTTCCTAACGCCGTCTCCAGAGTCGCCGGACCAGTGGTCCAGCTCGTCTCCTCACTCCAACGTGTCCGACTGGTCCGAGGGCATCTCCAGCCCTCCCACGAGTATGCAGTCACAGATGGGACACATCCCCGAAGCTTTCAAGTAA